From one Gemmatimonadota bacterium genomic stretch:
- the rocF gene encoding arginase has protein sequence MTVNGSLALISVSIDLGAGRRGVDMGPSALRIAGITDSIGAIGYRVVEAGSVTAGGFEVSDPGETSLRFLDEVLCVADRANQLVADNLDEGHFPLILGGDHSLSIGTVAAVAGHYRRRDERIGVIWVDAHADLNQGHTTPSGNIHGMSLAVLLGCGDARLTGIGGPEPSVRPENTCVLGARELDEGERKTIEELGIRVFTMPELDDRGAGRCMEEAIARASQGTSGFHLSYDLDALDPSVAPGVGTPVMGGLTYREGHLVAEKAAGSGRLLSLELVELNPVLDDRNRTAEVGVGLIASALGRKIL, from the coding sequence ATGACCGTTAACGGAAGTCTGGCGCTCATCTCCGTGTCGATCGACCTGGGTGCCGGTCGTCGCGGGGTGGACATGGGTCCCTCGGCCCTCCGCATTGCGGGAATTACCGACAGCATTGGAGCAATCGGCTACCGGGTGGTCGAGGCCGGAAGCGTCACTGCGGGCGGATTCGAGGTCTCCGACCCCGGGGAAACCTCCCTGCGCTTCCTCGACGAGGTGCTATGCGTCGCCGACCGAGCGAACCAGCTGGTGGCCGACAACTTGGACGAAGGACACTTCCCGCTGATCCTGGGGGGCGATCACTCGCTCTCCATCGGCACGGTCGCCGCCGTCGCAGGCCACTACCGCAGGAGAGACGAGCGCATCGGCGTCATCTGGGTGGATGCCCATGCCGATCTCAATCAGGGACACACCACCCCCAGCGGCAACATCCACGGTATGAGTCTGGCCGTGCTCCTCGGGTGCGGCGACGCCAGGCTGACCGGCATCGGGGGACCCGAACCCAGCGTCCGGCCCGAAAACACCTGCGTTCTTGGTGCGCGCGAGCTCGATGAGGGGGAGAGGAAAACGATCGAAGAGCTGGGCATCCGCGTCTTTACCATGCCTGAGCTGGACGACCGCGGGGCGGGACGATGCATGGAGGAAGCCATCGCCCGGGCCTCGCAGGGGACCTCGGGCTTCCATCTCTCCTACGATCTCGACGCGCTCGATCCCTCGGTGGCGCCGGGGGTGGGAACCCCGGTCATGGGTGGACTGACCTACCGGGAGGGACACCTGGTGGCGGAGAAGGCGGCAGGTTCCGGCAGGCTGCTCTCGCTGGAACTGGTCGAACTGAACCCCGTGCTGGACGACCGCAACCGTACGGCCGAGGTGGGTGTGGGGCTGATCGCATCGGCCCTGGGTCGCAAGATCCTTTAA
- a CDS encoding carboxypeptidase regulatory-like domain-containing protein — MDTFSFKPRSALRTAVLAVGLVAEPGLAAGAQEGTVAAASDGGGARITGSVFDSTTMSYLAGARVAVLGTNAVATSSEDGSFLLSNVPAGSHWVLFYHERLGELGVSAPSRQLTLREGNSDEVLLAIPSRTTLLGAWCMAEERRPGAAAISGTVTDSLTGVPIPGAVVTASPPRRGGVGGDPVSVRTDDSGRYRMCDAPASEFTLQASFAQSRGRSVFLGLEPGAAAVVDLMMLLAAEATLRGNVIDPLSGEPVANATVQVLGTDASVLTNAAGDFMLDKLPPGRHLVVTDHIAYEQRTDSVTIQGQETVDIEVRLAQEVIELEGFVVTGRSRFGRSSLAGDAKRADFLDRESIEELLVRSTNTVDLLRNMNTPGLRVRDVWVEGPLGIRMQGYCIEVSRRSGGQGCQPAAVFLNDVLVPFPDELIRDLNPQAIQGLEVLSPIDAQFQFGTIAGNGAILIYTTAR, encoded by the coding sequence ATGGACACCTTTTCCTTTAAGCCGAGGAGCGCCTTGCGCACGGCCGTCCTAGCCGTCGGCCTCGTCGCCGAGCCCGGTCTGGCCGCCGGGGCTCAGGAGGGAACCGTGGCTGCGGCTTCCGACGGCGGAGGAGCCCGGATTACGGGGTCGGTGTTCGACAGCACCACCATGAGCTACCTGGCCGGAGCCCGCGTGGCGGTGCTGGGGACGAACGCCGTCGCCACGTCCTCCGAGGACGGCAGCTTCCTGCTCTCGAATGTTCCGGCCGGCTCGCACTGGGTGTTGTTCTATCACGAACGGCTCGGCGAGTTGGGCGTCAGCGCACCGTCTCGACAGCTAACCCTCCGCGAAGGGAACAGCGACGAGGTGCTGCTCGCGATACCTTCCCGAACCACGCTTCTCGGCGCTTGGTGCATGGCCGAGGAGAGGCGACCGGGAGCTGCGGCGATTTCAGGAACGGTCACGGATTCTCTCACGGGGGTCCCCATCCCCGGAGCCGTGGTCACCGCGTCTCCACCTAGGCGCGGCGGTGTCGGGGGCGACCCGGTGAGCGTCCGCACCGACGACTCGGGGCGTTATCGCATGTGCGATGCGCCGGCTTCCGAGTTCACCCTCCAGGCGTCATTCGCGCAGAGCAGGGGACGCTCGGTCTTTCTCGGGCTCGAGCCGGGCGCTGCGGCAGTGGTGGATTTAATGATGCTGCTGGCGGCGGAAGCGACGCTGCGCGGGAACGTGATCGACCCGCTCTCCGGCGAACCGGTCGCCAATGCGACCGTCCAGGTGCTGGGAACCGACGCGAGCGTTCTGACGAACGCCGCCGGGGATTTCATGCTCGACAAGCTGCCACCAGGCAGACACCTGGTCGTCACCGATCACATCGCCTACGAGCAGCGCACGGACTCCGTCACCATTCAGGGTCAGGAGACGGTGGACATCGAGGTGCGCCTCGCGCAGGAGGTGATCGAGCTCGAGGGCTTCGTGGTCACGGGACGCTCGAGGTTCGGCAGGTCGAGCCTTGCCGGCGATGCCAAGCGCGCCGACTTCCTGGACCGCGAGAGTATCGAAGAGCTTCTTGTGCGCAGCACGAACACCGTGGACCTGCTCCGCAACATGAACACGCCAGGGCTCCGCGTCCGTGACGTGTGGGTGGAAGGTCCGTTGGGTATTCGCATGCAGGGTTACTGCATCGAGGTTTCGCGCCGCTCGGGCGGGCAGGGATGCCAGCCGGCGGCCGTGTTCCTAAACGACGTCCTCGTTCCCTTCCCCGATGAGCTGATCCGCGACCTGAACCCGCAGGCGATCCAAGGTCTCGAGGTTCTGAGCCCGATAGACGCGCAGTTTCAGTTCGGAACGATCGCGGGGAACGGCGCGATCCTGATCTACACTACTGCCAGGTAA
- a CDS encoding helix-turn-helix transcriptional regulator, with amino-acid sequence MPTSPTQRVHLLHPPYHNLTPIADEAVGWNTISVQPGSALVWRIRKTAEGVAGRIASGRPGGVPLIVVLPPAPELIASPSTWAVVGRCRPQSVLPFHDDLAIRDLSRLLRRPPEDLGAAITDYLAWRGIPLDADTIRIVRRMIELSSDLSSVTSLARCLYMSRRQLGRRFSSRGLPVPSHWLQLGRQIRLVIALQNSKKNLTSVACSLGFTDGYTASSQMYRLLGLRPTSVRSRLGWEWVVEHWLRREAESGGLVPDTEFGSHGGTKQGESYRRELTKANTP; translated from the coding sequence ATGCCGACAAGTCCGACCCAACGGGTGCATCTTCTCCACCCGCCCTACCACAACCTCACCCCTATCGCGGACGAAGCCGTCGGCTGGAACACGATCTCCGTGCAACCGGGTTCGGCTCTTGTCTGGCGTATTCGCAAGACTGCGGAGGGCGTAGCCGGCCGGATCGCTTCCGGGAGGCCCGGCGGCGTCCCGCTCATCGTCGTCCTCCCTCCGGCTCCCGAACTGATCGCGTCGCCCTCGACCTGGGCCGTGGTCGGCAGGTGTCGCCCGCAGTCGGTGCTGCCGTTCCACGACGACCTGGCGATCAGAGACCTCTCACGGTTGTTGCGTAGGCCGCCGGAGGACCTGGGAGCGGCGATAACCGACTATTTGGCCTGGCGCGGAATCCCCCTCGACGCCGATACCATAAGAATCGTGCGGCGGATGATCGAGCTGTCCAGCGATCTCTCCTCGGTGACCTCGCTCGCGCGATGTCTGTACATGTCGCGGCGGCAGCTGGGCCGACGATTCTCCTCTCGAGGCCTCCCGGTTCCGTCTCACTGGTTACAGCTCGGCAGGCAGATTCGCCTGGTCATCGCACTTCAGAATTCCAAGAAGAACCTCACGTCCGTAGCTTGTTCGCTCGGCTTCACCGACGGCTACACGGCGAGCAGCCAGATGTATCGGCTCCTCGGTCTTCGCCCTACGTCGGTCAGGTCCCGGCTCGGATGGGAATGGGTCGTCGAACACTGGTTGCGTCGCGAGGCCGAGAGCGGCGGCCTCGTTCCGGACACGGAGTTCGGATCTCATGGTGGAACGAAACAAGGCGAGTCGTACAGACGGGAGTTGACGAAAGCGAACACTCCATAA
- a CDS encoding M20/M25/M40 family metallo-hydrolase → MSGVRDFLTLPTVRAGNPAAIARALVRLPSVNPSLDEDGCGEGDVANFCYELLDGWGLEVHRREVAPGRPNVVARMYGEGPALLLNGHLDTVGVGGMVVEPFAGALSADDDHEPTLFGRGSCDMKGGIAAILGATARLARSDSPRPNLIVALTVDEEHASLGMSHLIDSGVRAEMAVVCEPTGLAVAPAHKGFVWAAVEFGGVAAHGSRPDLGIDAIRNAGEYLAGLESLHADLSAREPHPLLGIPSFHAGTIHGGSADSIYPESCVLTLERRTLPGEAPEIFLRELDEAASGLRSAGHRVTIRQTLARPATETPVDSALTQGLLAALRRCGIDDRVASMSAWVDAAFLNQAGIPAVCFGPGDIALAHTAAESVPVREIEDCARVLEEFAGNLTAWS, encoded by the coding sequence GTGAGCGGAGTACGTGACTTTCTGACGCTCCCAACGGTCCGCGCGGGCAATCCCGCAGCCATCGCCCGGGCGCTGGTCCGGCTTCCCTCGGTCAACCCGAGTCTCGACGAAGACGGGTGCGGTGAGGGCGACGTGGCGAACTTCTGCTACGAGCTGCTGGACGGCTGGGGCCTCGAGGTCCACCGCCGCGAAGTCGCACCGGGCCGCCCCAACGTGGTGGCGCGGATGTATGGCGAAGGGCCGGCCCTGCTACTTAATGGGCATCTCGATACCGTGGGCGTCGGCGGAATGGTCGTCGAGCCCTTTGCCGGAGCTTTGAGCGCGGACGACGACCACGAACCCACCCTCTTCGGTCGGGGCTCCTGCGACATGAAGGGAGGAATCGCCGCCATTCTGGGGGCGACGGCGCGTCTGGCCCGATCGGATTCGCCGCGCCCGAACCTCATCGTAGCGTTAACGGTAGACGAGGAGCACGCGAGCCTGGGCATGTCCCATCTGATCGACTCGGGCGTGCGGGCCGAGATGGCGGTCGTGTGCGAACCTACCGGCCTGGCCGTGGCCCCCGCTCACAAAGGCTTCGTCTGGGCTGCGGTGGAGTTCGGAGGGGTAGCCGCGCACGGATCGAGACCCGATCTGGGAATCGACGCCATTCGCAACGCGGGCGAATATCTCGCCGGGCTCGAATCGCTCCATGCCGACCTGTCCGCTCGGGAGCCGCACCCGCTCCTCGGAATTCCATCCTTCCACGCCGGCACCATCCACGGAGGAAGCGCGGATTCGATCTATCCGGAGAGCTGCGTCCTGACCTTGGAGCGCCGCACTCTTCCCGGCGAGGCTCCGGAAATCTTCCTTCGTGAACTCGACGAGGCGGCCTCAGGCCTGCGCAGCGCCGGCCACAGGGTCACCATCCGTCAGACGCTCGCCCGTCCCGCCACCGAGACGCCGGTCGATTCAGCCCTGACGCAGGGCCTTCTCGCCGCCCTCCGGCGATGCGGAATCGACGACCGGGTCGCATCGATGTCGGCGTGGGTGGATGCAGCGTTCCTCAACCAAGCCGGCATCCCTGCGGTGTGCTTCGGACCGGGCGACATCGCCCTAGCTCACACCGCCGCCGAGAGCGTTCCGGTCCGCGAAATAGAGGACTGCGCCCGCGTGCTGGAGGAGTTCGCCGGGAACCTTACCGCTTGGTCGTGA
- a CDS encoding cob(I)yrinic acid a,c-diamide adenosyltransferase has protein sequence MKIYTRAGDDGGTRLLAGGDRASKADDRVEALGAVDAVNAAIGWAVAVIVTEIRDGAGDLSEIADLLELVQNDLFVLGSHVAIPPLAPGGRTPRVPPLPVERVEQMEEWIDAAEEELPPLTQFILPGGTAASAALHLARTACRTAERRVARMAGRVATKGAASAMGSETAAARTGEDDGPVAPPSDAEVMRYLNRLSDLLFVTARLANRRAGRDDVVWRQFPLV, from the coding sequence GTGAAGATCTACACCCGCGCGGGCGACGACGGAGGGACTCGCCTGCTGGCGGGAGGAGACCGCGCATCCAAGGCCGACGACAGGGTAGAGGCCTTGGGCGCCGTGGACGCGGTGAACGCGGCGATCGGTTGGGCGGTCGCAGTCATCGTCACCGAGATCCGAGACGGCGCCGGCGACTTATCGGAGATTGCCGACCTTCTCGAACTCGTCCAGAACGACCTCTTCGTGCTGGGTTCGCATGTGGCGATACCGCCGCTCGCCCCGGGTGGCCGGACTCCGCGGGTGCCTCCTTTGCCGGTCGAACGGGTCGAGCAGATGGAAGAGTGGATCGATGCCGCCGAAGAAGAGCTTCCTCCCCTGACCCAGTTCATTCTCCCCGGAGGAACGGCAGCTTCCGCCGCCCTGCACCTGGCTCGCACCGCCTGCCGAACGGCCGAGAGAAGGGTGGCTAGGATGGCCGGAAGGGTGGCGACGAAGGGCGCGGCCTCGGCAATGGGAAGCGAAACGGCGGCGGCGAGGACCGGCGAGGACGACGGACCGGTCGCGCCTCCGTCCGACGCCGAAGTCATGCGCTACCTGAACCGGCTCTCGGACCTGCTCTTCGTGACGGCTCGCCTGGCCAATCGCCGCGCCGGACGGGACGACGTGGTCTGGCGTCAGTTCCCCTTGGTGTAG
- a CDS encoding alpha/beta hydrolase has protein sequence MFIPVTHGRLEARLHLPESEPLAAGVFCHPHPLYGGSMNTRAVFRICRALMECGVAVLRFNFRGVGASTGGFDGGAGELDDARCAIGWMRERFFDQKLVVGGFSFGSAIGMQAGVEEPRTGLLIGAGVPVIGREYDFSPVLESNLPLFVVQGGHDEFGTPEQVREAFEGMGERLHLTGIPGADHLFTGRMAELRDAVKGRFRSEEVRLRLAAACGQPADREQPGTVPQGLN, from the coding sequence ATGTTCATCCCAGTAACCCACGGGCGCCTCGAGGCACGACTCCATTTGCCGGAGTCCGAACCGCTCGCCGCCGGGGTTTTCTGCCACCCTCATCCGCTCTACGGGGGCTCGATGAACACCCGAGCCGTATTCCGCATTTGCCGAGCGCTCATGGAGTGCGGGGTCGCCGTGCTCCGTTTCAATTTCCGCGGAGTGGGCGCGAGCACGGGCGGGTTCGACGGAGGAGCGGGCGAACTCGACGATGCCCGGTGCGCGATCGGATGGATGCGAGAGCGATTCTTCGACCAAAAACTCGTCGTGGGCGGATTCTCCTTCGGTTCCGCGATCGGGATGCAGGCGGGCGTCGAGGAGCCGCGGACAGGCCTCCTGATCGGAGCCGGCGTGCCGGTCATCGGACGCGAATACGATTTCTCGCCGGTACTCGAATCAAACCTGCCGCTTTTCGTGGTCCAGGGCGGGCACGACGAATTCGGCACTCCCGAGCAGGTTCGGGAAGCGTTCGAGGGCATGGGTGAACGACTCCACCTTACAGGGATTCCCGGTGCCGACCACCTCTTCACGGGGCGGATGGCGGAGCTGCGGGATGCCGTCAAGGGGCGTTTCCGCTCCGAGGAAGTGAGGCTCCGACTGGCCGCAGCTTGTGGGCAGCCTGCGGACCGTGAGCAGCCGGGAACCGTTCCCCAAGGGCTAAATTAA
- a CDS encoding thioredoxin domain-containing protein has product MTSIRIRVRKGGCGARPIACTRPLAAVIPVWTALIASCAPGDPPATQTAEDFSFGFTLGNSDAPVKVMEFSDYGCGYCRQFHLETFGMVKEEFIDTGKVQWTFVPFVNGLFTGSREVTAGVHCAAQQDPEKFERLNADLWSEQQAWRRGVDPEALIRGLAGRAAIDLAAYDECIDADRGGVMVDDQTRLAGQLGIRGTPTFLIDGFYPLQGTRPPEIFRDFLTAAHREVTRGEG; this is encoded by the coding sequence ATGACAAGTATTCGAATTCGGGTGAGAAAGGGCGGTTGCGGCGCACGCCCCATCGCTTGCACGCGCCCCCTCGCGGCCGTGATCCCGGTCTGGACGGCGCTGATCGCCTCGTGTGCACCGGGTGACCCGCCTGCGACCCAGACGGCGGAGGACTTCTCGTTCGGTTTCACCTTGGGCAACTCTGACGCTCCGGTGAAGGTGATGGAGTTTTCCGACTACGGCTGCGGCTACTGCCGACAATTTCACCTCGAAACCTTCGGAATGGTCAAGGAGGAGTTCATCGACACCGGCAAGGTGCAATGGACCTTCGTGCCTTTCGTGAACGGACTCTTCACGGGTTCGCGCGAGGTCACCGCAGGGGTGCATTGCGCTGCTCAACAGGACCCGGAGAAGTTCGAGCGGTTGAACGCCGATCTCTGGTCGGAACAGCAGGCCTGGAGGCGAGGCGTCGATCCGGAAGCCCTGATTCGCGGGCTCGCCGGTCGCGCCGCCATCGATCTGGCGGCCTACGACGAGTGCATCGACGCCGATCGCGGCGGAGTCATGGTAGACGACCAGACCAGGCTGGCCGGACAACTCGGTATTCGGGGCACTCCCACCTTCCTGATCGACGGATTCTATCCGCTACAAGGCACGCGCCCCCCTGAGATATTCCGCGACTTCCTGACGGCGGCGCACAGGGAGGTGACGCGAGGTGAGGGATGA
- a CDS encoding DUF1707 and DUF2154 domain-containing protein, with amino-acid sequence MADGTLRERVVDSLGERFAEDLITVEEFERRVDLAYSVSSVRELEALLTDLPEAPGTAPVVVGQGVAANERGPWPAAPLAARQAAVSGHAEEVESVVAVFGGTVRGGSWRPARKTFALALFGGADIDLREAELPTGVTELHVVAAWGGVDIVVPPDLVVEIGGMAVFGGFDRTVDGGSAPVAKPDSPVLRIKGLAFMGGVDVTARYPGESVRDAKRRLKIERKERKIAAKARRGK; translated from the coding sequence TTGGCTGACGGAACTCTGAGGGAACGGGTGGTGGACTCGCTGGGCGAGAGGTTCGCCGAGGACCTCATCACGGTGGAGGAATTCGAACGTCGCGTCGATTTGGCGTACTCGGTATCGTCGGTGCGAGAACTCGAAGCCCTGCTGACGGATCTTCCGGAAGCCCCGGGAACCGCTCCCGTCGTCGTCGGCCAGGGTGTCGCCGCGAACGAGCGTGGTCCGTGGCCGGCGGCCCCACTCGCGGCTCGGCAGGCTGCGGTGAGCGGACACGCGGAAGAGGTCGAGAGCGTGGTGGCGGTTTTCGGCGGCACCGTGCGGGGAGGGAGCTGGCGGCCCGCGCGCAAGACCTTCGCGCTCGCGCTCTTCGGCGGCGCGGACATCGACCTGCGTGAGGCCGAACTGCCTACCGGCGTCACGGAACTCCATGTCGTGGCCGCCTGGGGAGGAGTCGATATCGTGGTCCCGCCCGACTTGGTGGTCGAGATCGGCGGTATGGCGGTCTTCGGCGGGTTCGACCGGACGGTGGACGGTGGATCGGCTCCGGTGGCGAAACCCGATTCTCCAGTGCTTCGGATCAAGGGGCTCGCCTTCATGGGAGGGGTCGATGTGACCGCGCGCTATCCCGGCGAGTCCGTGCGAGACGCCAAACGTCGGCTGAAGATCGAAAGGAAGGAACGGAAAATTGCGGCCAAGGCCCGACGGGGGAAATGA
- a CDS encoding carboxypeptidase regulatory-like domain-containing protein produces MLRTGAPALIAMVSVTTMHPPAANAAQGAVVYGTVYDSVSNAPFSEAQVALWNTTHRAVTDDAGRYRIAGVPPGSYQVSFFHPALAVLGSSAYARTVTVSSDSVRLNLASPSTVTIARATCQMEGHPPGGVVSGTVADAGSGMRLPGARVTASWTGGNTSGLTDGNGRYALCALPGGTNVALSANFLDRASRFRSLVVGDGVEADFTVETLVRSVVSGRLTDAASGDDLVDVLVRLEATSHTAVTDSEGRFSFADVLPGQHVLSSRHLAYGERADSIIVPQGSLLDLEIGLDDRPIELPPIRVEVESVSVSERVSGGTTITREQVDRVRHLIRDVGDLLQTQHLPGVIVRRRADLTLCVGSTQGQARMMNDQGCVPMVIFVNGVRTSNSDLALRIPPEAIDRMTVYKPWEAGNLFGLGSGNGVLMIYTKGN; encoded by the coding sequence ATGCTCAGAACCGGCGCTCCCGCTCTTATCGCCATGGTATCGGTGACGACGATGCACCCACCTGCAGCGAACGCGGCGCAGGGCGCGGTCGTCTACGGAACGGTTTACGACTCCGTCTCCAACGCGCCTTTTTCGGAAGCGCAGGTCGCACTCTGGAACACGACCCATCGCGCAGTGACCGACGACGCAGGCCGCTACCGCATTGCCGGCGTTCCCCCGGGCAGCTACCAGGTATCGTTCTTCCACCCCGCCCTCGCCGTGCTGGGGTCTTCGGCCTACGCCCGGACCGTCACTGTCTCAAGTGACAGCGTTCGCTTAAACCTGGCCAGTCCTTCGACCGTCACCATCGCCCGCGCGACCTGTCAAATGGAGGGACACCCCCCGGGCGGCGTCGTCTCCGGGACGGTGGCGGACGCCGGCTCCGGTATGAGGCTGCCGGGAGCCCGGGTCACAGCCAGTTGGACCGGCGGAAACACGAGCGGGCTCACCGACGGAAACGGCCGCTACGCTCTCTGTGCGCTCCCCGGCGGGACGAACGTAGCCCTGAGCGCGAACTTTCTCGACCGGGCGTCGCGCTTCAGATCTCTCGTCGTGGGCGACGGCGTGGAGGCCGACTTCACCGTCGAGACCCTCGTCCGGAGCGTGGTGAGCGGCAGGCTCACCGATGCCGCGAGCGGAGACGACCTCGTCGACGTGCTCGTCCGGCTCGAAGCCACGTCGCATACGGCCGTTACCGACTCCGAGGGCCGATTCTCGTTTGCGGACGTCTTGCCCGGTCAGCATGTGCTCAGCAGCCGCCATCTGGCCTACGGCGAGCGGGCCGACTCGATAATCGTCCCGCAAGGCAGCCTTCTGGACCTCGAGATCGGGCTTGACGATCGTCCCATCGAGCTTCCCCCGATTAGGGTGGAAGTGGAGTCGGTTTCGGTCTCGGAGCGCGTTTCCGGTGGAACAACGATCACCCGCGAACAGGTCGATCGAGTTCGTCATCTGATACGCGACGTGGGCGACTTGCTGCAGACCCAGCACTTGCCCGGTGTCATCGTCAGACGCCGGGCCGACCTGACCCTCTGCGTCGGCTCGACCCAGGGTCAGGCGCGGATGATGAACGACCAGGGGTGCGTGCCCATGGTGATCTTCGTGAACGGCGTCCGCACCTCCAACTCCGATCTCGCCCTCCGCATACCGCCGGAGGCGATCGACCGCATGACCGTCTACAAGCCCTGGGAGGCCGGGAACTTATTCGGGCTCGGTTCGGGCAACGGCGTGCTGATGATCTACACCAAGGGGAACTGA
- a CDS encoding ferredoxin family protein, translated as MTYIIAQPCIGTKDASCVEVCPVDCIYEGEDQYYIHPDECIDCGACEPECPVTAIFPDTDVPTEWENYLGKNADHFED; from the coding sequence ATGACGTATATTATCGCCCAACCGTGCATAGGGACCAAGGACGCGAGTTGCGTGGAGGTCTGTCCGGTAGACTGCATTTACGAAGGTGAGGATCAGTATTACATCCACCCGGACGAGTGCATCGACTGCGGGGCGTGCGAACCGGAGTGCCCGGTGACGGCCATCTTTCCCGATACGGACGTACCGACCGAGTGGGAAAACTACCTCGGGAAGAACGCGGACCACTTCGAAGACTGA